The Juglans microcarpa x Juglans regia isolate MS1-56 chromosome 2S, Jm3101_v1.0, whole genome shotgun sequence genome has a window encoding:
- the LOC121252338 gene encoding protein SPIRAL1-like 3, protein MTYGVYICTNCLGCIAFGFAILSAFSCFQFGVPKRTDEMGRGISAGGGQSSLGYLFGAGETTKNAQVAQNQEPATNNGPSPSQKPAAAASQPIEKQIPAGVQGHLTNNYFRADGQNCGNFITDRPSTKVHSAPGGGSSLGYLFGGGGGN, encoded by the exons atgacgtatggtgtgtatatatgtacaaATTGCTTGGGTTGCATTGCATTTGGCTTCGCAATCCTCTCTGCATTCTCTTGCTTCCAATTCGGGGTCCCAAAACGAACG GACGAAATGGGTCGTGGCATCAGCGCTGGTGGCGGACAGAGTTCATTGGGTTACCTGTTTGGAGCTGGAGAGACCACTAAGAATGCGCAAGTTGCCCAGAACCAGGAGCCAGCAACAAACAACGGGCCTTCTCCGTCTCAAAAgcctgctgctgctgcttcacAACCAATTGAAAAGCAGATTCCAGCAGGTGTTCAGGGTCATCTTACAAACAATTACTTTCGGGCCGATGGTCAGAACTGCGGCAACTTTATTACG GATCGGCCTTCTACCAAAGTTCACTCTGCCCCTGGTGGTGGATCTTCTCTTGGGTACCTCttcggtggtggtggtggaaacTGA